The Raoultibacter phocaeensis genome includes a window with the following:
- the rlmB gene encoding 23S rRNA (guanosine(2251)-2'-O)-methyltransferase RlmB gives MADYIEGKRPVIEALRTHVPIKQVLIADNLNRDGLVEDILRKAKKAGAQVKTVRRRDLDEKSERGSHQGVMAETKPYEYCNVQAILDAAAAHAEEHGGAALVILLDHITDAGNLGAIARSAEVVGASGIVIPNKRSAHVTAATYKSSAGAISHLSVSQVANIAQTIERLKAEGYWVAGASEHAKEVVWDSNLKGKIALVMGNEGEGLARLTQQSCDFLTKLPQAGNVGSLNVAQAATACMYEWMRQNR, from the coding sequence ATGGCAGATTACATCGAGGGCAAACGCCCGGTCATCGAGGCGCTGCGTACGCACGTGCCCATCAAACAGGTCCTGATCGCCGATAACCTCAACCGCGACGGCCTTGTAGAGGATATCCTGCGCAAGGCGAAAAAGGCCGGTGCGCAGGTGAAAACCGTTCGCCGCCGCGATCTCGACGAGAAGTCCGAGCGGGGGAGCCACCAGGGCGTCATGGCCGAAACCAAGCCCTACGAGTACTGCAACGTGCAAGCGATCCTCGACGCGGCAGCAGCGCATGCCGAAGAGCACGGAGGCGCTGCGCTCGTGATCCTGCTCGATCACATCACCGACGCAGGCAACCTCGGCGCCATCGCCCGTTCGGCCGAGGTGGTCGGCGCGAGCGGCATCGTCATCCCCAACAAGCGCAGTGCGCATGTGACGGCCGCTACCTACAAGAGCTCGGCAGGGGCCATCAGCCATCTCAGCGTGAGCCAGGTTGCGAACATCGCACAGACGATCGAGCGCCTGAAGGCCGAGGGATACTGGGTTGCGGGCGCAAGCGAGCATGCGAAGGAAGTCGTGTGGGATTCCAACCTCAAGGGCAAGATCGCGCTCGTGATGGGCAACGAGGGCGAAGGGCTCGCGCGGCTCACCCAACAATCATGCGACTTTCTCACGAAGCTTCCGCAGGCGGGCAACGTCGGCTCGCTCAACGTAGCCCAGGCGGCCACCGCCTGCATGTACGAATGGATGCGGCAAAACCGCTAG
- a CDS encoding NYN domain-containing protein gives MAKQRRKILIIDGYNVLRSGSRYKQIAGPDYTDDAFNLARETLINDVVSYAGHEWGAVIVFDGAKNKFSTGEAESVGGVRIMFSPSGQSADKVIEKLAHDARERGVEALVVTSDATIQDTVFGGGIDRMSANDFSWEMNNLLVENELDATPRVSKKNTVADRIDPSVRAKLEALRDTGA, from the coding sequence ATGGCAAAACAGCGCAGAAAAATTCTCATCATCGACGGCTACAACGTGCTTCGTTCGGGCAGCCGCTACAAGCAGATCGCCGGTCCCGATTACACCGATGATGCATTTAACCTCGCGCGCGAAACGCTCATCAACGACGTGGTGAGCTACGCGGGCCACGAATGGGGCGCGGTCATCGTGTTCGACGGCGCGAAAAACAAGTTTTCCACCGGCGAGGCCGAATCGGTCGGCGGCGTGCGCATCATGTTCTCGCCATCGGGCCAGTCGGCCGACAAGGTGATCGAAAAGCTCGCCCACGACGCTCGCGAACGCGGCGTCGAGGCGCTTGTGGTTACAAGCGATGCGACCATCCAGGATACGGTGTTCGGCGGCGGCATCGATCGCATGAGCGCGAACGATTTCAGCTGGGAGATGAACAATCTGCTCGTCGAAAACGAACTTGATGCCACTCCACGCGTTTCCAAAAAGAACACGGTGGCCGATCGCATCGATCCTTCCGTCCGCGCGAAGCTCGAAGCGCTGCGGGATACGGGAGCTTAA
- a CDS encoding lipase family protein, whose amino-acid sequence MARERVRSVLRIMATTCLCLVLVSFFSVQMRYNAALVGLLPVPQANAYEPGEGEQRMAPGSRATVLASYCSEVVASSDPQNPSGLTSTALTFDDSWFAHDSRTYNHELATACAVLSAIVNSESQFYGSVAGSVPYAEKTLGALGFENIRTESFALRSHVLDQIGALFAGSHDVAAYAFASKTLPGQNGSPDQTLIFVGVRGSYGIEWLSNFKMVGEGESAEGRDHQGFKMAEAEVMESLQGYAKEIGADPEHTKILVSGHSRGGAVANLLAADLDNASGTERALAPAQGVFAYTFASPSSTQCADRDNALYGNIFNVANASDIVPTLPSLSWGFGRYGTTVSLPDVTCADFSPLYEGMQQAFRTNTGFDNPCATADLEKLDEFGAEVAEAIPSLDSLMSPIGVVNAVQTVSQLDLASTLSSHYPDTYIAWMQSIDSDDLTFS is encoded by the coding sequence GTGGCCCGCGAACGTGTGCGATCGGTGCTGCGCATCATGGCGACCACGTGCCTCTGCCTCGTGCTCGTCTCGTTCTTCTCGGTACAAATGCGCTACAACGCTGCTCTTGTCGGATTGCTTCCGGTGCCGCAGGCAAACGCCTACGAGCCGGGGGAGGGCGAGCAACGGATGGCTCCCGGTAGTCGGGCAACCGTGCTCGCTTCTTACTGTAGCGAAGTCGTCGCCTCGAGTGATCCTCAGAACCCTTCGGGCCTCACCTCGACTGCCCTCACGTTCGACGATTCGTGGTTCGCACACGATTCGCGCACGTACAACCATGAGCTCGCCACAGCGTGCGCCGTTTTAAGCGCGATCGTCAATTCCGAATCGCAGTTCTACGGAAGCGTGGCGGGTTCGGTGCCCTATGCGGAAAAGACGCTCGGTGCCCTCGGGTTCGAAAACATCCGCACCGAATCCTTCGCGCTGCGCAGCCACGTGCTCGACCAGATCGGCGCGTTGTTCGCGGGCTCGCATGATGTCGCCGCCTACGCGTTCGCTTCGAAAACCCTCCCAGGGCAAAACGGCTCGCCCGACCAGACGCTCATTTTCGTCGGCGTGCGCGGCAGCTACGGCATCGAGTGGCTGAGCAACTTCAAGATGGTCGGCGAGGGCGAATCTGCGGAGGGCCGTGATCACCAAGGATTCAAGATGGCCGAAGCCGAGGTCATGGAGTCGCTGCAAGGCTATGCGAAGGAAATCGGCGCGGATCCCGAGCACACGAAAATCCTCGTCTCAGGACACAGCAGGGGAGGCGCGGTTGCGAACCTGCTCGCCGCCGACCTCGATAACGCGAGCGGCACCGAACGCGCGCTTGCCCCCGCCCAAGGCGTGTTCGCCTATACGTTCGCTTCGCCGAGTTCCACGCAGTGCGCCGACCGCGACAACGCTCTCTACGGCAACATCTTCAACGTGGCGAACGCTTCCGATATCGTGCCCACGTTGCCGTCTCTCTCATGGGGGTTCGGCCGCTACGGTACTACGGTTTCGCTTCCCGATGTGACCTGCGCAGATTTCTCGCCCCTGTACGAGGGGATGCAGCAGGCGTTTCGCACCAATACCGGTTTCGACAACCCGTGCGCAACAGCCGATCTCGAGAAGCTCGACGAGTTCGGTGCCGAGGTGGCCGAGGCCATCCCCTCGCTCGATTCTCTTATGAGTCCCATCGGCGTCGTGAACGCCGTGCAGACGGTCTCCCAACTCGACCTCGCATCCACGCTGTCGTCGCACTACCCCGATACCTATATCGCCTGGATGCAAAGCATCGACTCCGACGACCTCACGTTCTCGTAA